The following proteins are co-located in the Numida meleagris isolate 19003 breed g44 Domestic line chromosome 8, NumMel1.0, whole genome shotgun sequence genome:
- the FRMD7 gene encoding FERM domain-containing protein 7, whose product MLHLKVQFLDDSQKIFVVDQKSCGKGLFNLTCSHLNLAEKEYFGLEFCSQAGNHVWLELLKPITKQIKNPKEVLFKFMVKFFPVDPGHLREELTRYLFTLQIKKDLALARLPCSDKSAALLVSHLLQSELGDFHEETDQQHLATHRYLPNQEYLDNKIMHYHRRHRGKTPAESDAQLLDVARKLEMYGIRPHPASDGEGTQINLAVTHMGVLVLRGNTKINTFNWSKIRKLSFKRKHFLIKLHANIATLCKDTLEFTMASRDACKAFWKTCVEYHAFFRLSEEPKSKPKALLCSKGSSFRYSGRTQRQLLEHGRKAKRKSLPFERKHYASHYDERQCRSSPDLLTDVSKQVEELRLAYGSCGSFRTASGVHTSEPTLDSCHSGSATEIMSAAELQCSKPEAAPTFLPHSKSSSAFPLLYTQLELERAWEPADPFGSRNPLTSFRPHHKFAGSSRSPSVGNMREVSTRPLVYMDVPCPPLPPAPQVLFYMDRPPPPPCHMPSEEAGEAAGRCIPMATKTAKWGPSSTWTGEPQHEASHRAVSTGLGPERESRPLARSFDYGLQEQPPKRSWSQSDMKAIRFPYSSEFRPLGPCPALSSRKAGVLRHALAQQGPVPGLRRAAERYVGSSTESSDSDSDFLAADYCSLYGRVLRAPRARVRLSSGSLQLEEEDEEVSLATSAAEERTARGASRYFT is encoded by the exons ATGCTGCATCTGAAGGTCCAGTTCCTGGATGACTCCCAGAAGATCTTTGTAGTGGAT CAAAAGTCCTGCGGGAAGGGGCTGTTCAACCTCACCTGCAGCCACCTCAACCTGGCAGAGAAGGAATACTTCGGGCTGGAGTTCTGCAGCCAGGCCGGGAACCAC GTCTGGCTGGAGCTGCTAAAGCCCATAACAAAGCAAATCAAAA ATCCTAAGGAGGTTCTTTTCAAATTTATGGTGAAATTTTTCCCAGTGGACCCCGGCCACCTGCGAGAGGAGCTGACGAG GTACCTCTTCACCCTGCAGATCAAGAAGGACCTGGCGCTGGCAAGGCTGCCCTGCAGCGACAAGAGCGCGGCGCTGCTCGTCTCCCACCTGCTGCAGT CCGAACTGGGCGACTTCCATGAGGAGACAGACCAGCAGCACCTGGCCACACACAGGTACCTGCCCAACCAGGAGTACCTGGACAACAAGATCATGCACTACCACCGGCGGCACAG GGGGAAGACGCCGGCTGAGTCAGATGCTCAGCTGCTGGATGTGGCCAGGAAGCTGGAGATGTACGGGATTCGCCCGCACCCTGCCAGCGACGGCGAGGGGACGCAGATCAACCTGGCGGTGACGCACATGGGGGTGCTGGTCCTGCGG GGCAATACGAAGATTAACACATTCAACTGGTCCAAAATTCGCAAACTGAGTTTCAAGAGGAAGCATTTTCTCATCAAGCTCCATGCAAACATTGCC ACTCTGTGCAAGGACACACTGGAGTTCACCATGGCGAGCAGGGATGCCTGCAAGGCTTTCTGGAAGACGTGTGTTGAGTACCATGCCTTCTTCCGACTCTCTGAGGAGCCCAAGTCAAAGCCCAAAGCCCTTCTGTGCAGCAAGGGCTCAAGTTTCCGCTATAG TGGGAGGAcacagaggcagctgctggagcatgGGAGGAAGGCAAAGAGGAAGAGCTTACCCTTTGAGAG GAAGCACTACGCATCCCACTATGATGAGAGGCAGTGCCGCTCCTCCCCGGACCTCCTGACAGATGTGTCCAAGCAG GTGGAGGAGCTGCGGTTGGCCTACGGAAGCTGTGGCTCCTTCCGCACCGCCAGCGGGGTGCACACCTCCGAGCCCACGCTGGACAGCTGCCACAGCGGATCTGCCACAGAGATAAtgtctgctgctgagctgcagtgctcCAAGCCTGAAGCGGCCCCCACATTCCTGCCCCACTccaagagcagctctgccttccccctGCTCTACacccagctggagctggagcggGCGTGGGAGCCCGCCGACCCCTTTGGCAGCAGGAACCCCTTGACGTCCTTTCGGCCTCACCACAAgtttgctgggagcagcagaagcCCCTCGGTGGGCAACATGCGGGAGGTCAGCACCAGGCCGCTGGTGTACATGGACGTGCCGTGCCCTCCCCTGCCACCGGCCCCACAGGTCCTCTTCTACATGGACAGGCCCCCACCACCCCCGTGCCACATGCCCAGCGAGGAGGCGGGGGAAGCGGCTGGTAGGTGCATCCCCATGGCCACAAAAACGGCCAAGTGgggccccagcagcacctggaCGGGGGAACCGCAGCACGAGGCCTCGcacagggctgtgagcaccGGCCTGGGCCCAGAGAGGGAGAGCAGGCCCCTGGCTCGCTCCTTTGATTACGGCCTTCAGGAGCAGCCACCCAAGCGCTCCTGGAGCCAGTCGGACATGAAGGCCATCCGCTTCCCCTACAGCTCCGAGTTCAGGCCCCTGGGCCCGTGCCCGGCTCTGAGCAGCCGGAAGGCCGGCGTGCTGCGGCATGCACTGGCCCAGCAGGGCCCGGTGCCAGGGCTGCGGCGTGCTGCCGAGCGCTACGTGGGCAGCAGCACCGAGTCCAGCGACTCTGACTCTGACTTCCTGGCCGCCGACTACTGCTCCCTGTATGGCAGAGTGCTGCGGGCACCCAGGGCCCGTGTGCGCCTGTCctcaggcagcctgcagctggaggaggaggatgaagaggtGTCCTTGGCCACCAGTGCTGCTGAAGAGAGGACTGCCAGGGGGGCCTCCAGGTATTTCACATAG
- the RAP2C gene encoding ras-related protein Rap-2c: MREYKVVVLGSGGVGKSALTVQFVTGTFIEKYDPTIEDFYRKEIEVDSSPSVLEILDTAGTEQFASMRDLYIKNGQGFILVYSLVNQQSFQDIKPMRDQIVRVKRYEKVPLILVGNKVDLESEREVLSAEGRALAQEWGCPFMETSAKSKTMVDELFAEIVRQMNYASLPEKQDQCCTTCIVQ, translated from the exons ATGCGGGAGTACAaggtggtggtgctgggcagcGGGGGGGTGGGGAAGTCCGCCCTGACGGTGCAGTTCGTCACCGGGACCTTCATCGAGAAGTACGACCCCACCATCGAGGACTTCTACCGCAAAGAGATCGAGGTGGACTCGTCCCCATCGGTGCTGGAGATCCTGGACACGGCGGGCACCGAGCAGTTCGCCTCCATGCGCGACCTCTACATCAAAAACGGGCAGGGCTTCATCCTCGTCTACAGCCTGGTCAATCAGCAGTCCTTCCAG GACATCAAGCCAATGAGGGACCAGATTGTCCGGGTGAAGAGATACGAGAAAGTTCCTCTGATCCTAGTGGGGAATAAAGTGGATCTGGAGTCGGAGAGAGAGGTGTTgtctgcagaaggcagagctcTGGCTCAGGAGTGGGGCTGTCCCTTCATGGAGACGTCAGCCAAGAGCAAAACAATGGTGGATGAACTGTTTGCTGAGATCGTCAGGCAAATGAACTATGCCTCCCTGCCTGAAAAACAAGATCAGTGTTGTACAACTTGCATCGTCCAGTGA